GGGCCTCGGGCGAGGTTGTCGTGGTGAAGGCAGCGGCATGATCCAGGCTGTATCAGTATCACCTGTGCATTATCGGACATGACTCTCTTCGGCAGTTCCTCGGCGACGTCTACGGGCTGCGCCAGAAGCGCGAGTGATGCTGCCGTCACCTGTTGCCGAGGCGTTCCGTGGGCCATGGTCAAGTGCTAACGTGAAGACCATTCGCTGCGCGGGGGCGGCGGGTGACTTCACCATGTGTGAGCGGCCGAATTGTGCCTTCGGCCGCTCATGCTTCTGCGCGTAGGCGAATGGAGGGGTTCGATTGCGGGTCGAGGACGCGGTTGCCGGTCTGGTCGAGCGGTTGTTGGAGTTGGACCCGGGGTCGGTTGACCGTGCGGTGCCGTTGTTGGACCTGGGTGCTGATTCGTTGGTGTTGGTGGAGTTGTCGCGGGAGGTGAAGTCGCGGTTCGGGGTTGACCTTTCGGTCCAGCAGTTGCTGGAGACGGTGGTGACGGTTCGGGCGGTCGCGCGGTGGATCTCCGAGTTCGGGCCGGGGGGCGAGGCGGTGCAGCCGGTCCGGGTGGATGCGGCGACGCTGGTGCCGCCGCCCGCGTCGGCCGGCGGCAATGTCGAGGACGCGGTTGCCGGTCTGGTCGAGCGGTTGTTGGAGTTGGACCCGGGGTCGGTTGACCGTGCGGTGCCGTTGTTGGACCTGGGTGCTGATTCGTTGGTGTTGGTGGAGTTGTCGCGGGAGGTGAAGTCGCGGTTCGGGGTTGACCTTTCGGTCCAGCAGTTGCTGGAGACGGTGGTGACGGTTCGGGCGGTCGCGCGGTGGATCTCCGAGTTCGGGCCGGGGAGCGAGGCGGTGCAGCCGGCCCGGGTGGACACGACGCCGACCGCGCCGACCAGTGTCGGTACCGCCGCGCCGCTGACGCCGGCATCGGCCGTGCCGGCACCGGCCGCGTCGGCGTCGGCCGCATCGGCATTGCCCGTACCGGCATCGGCCGCATCGGCAGCGACCGCGTCGGCAGCGACCGCATCGGCATTGCCCGTACCGGCATCGGCCGCATCGGCAGCGACCGCATCGGCGGCGGCCGTGCCGGCAGCGGCGATGGCGTCTGCGGTGACGGCCGCACCTGCGGCGCGGCCGGAGCATCAGCGAGACCCCGGCAAGGACTACGCGACGGCCACCGCCGCCTCGCGCGCCCTCAGCCGGCGGAGCCAGGAATACCTCTGCAACAACCGGAAGATCGCCCAGCGCGAGCACGAGGAGCGGGCGGCCTCCTATCCGATCTGGATCAGCCGATCGAGCGGTGCCCACGTGTGGGATGTCGACGGCCGCAAGCTCATCGACCTCACGATGGGATACGGCGCACACCTGCTCGGCCACAATCCGGCCCCGGTACGCGAAGCCGTCGAGCAGCAGATCGAGCGCGGACTGCACATCGGTGCCGAGGTCACGCAGACCGCGGAGGCGGCGCGGCTGCTCTGCGAACTGACGCAGCTGGACCGGGTGAACTTCTGCGTCACCGGTACCGAGGCGGTCTTCACCGCGATCCGGCTGGCCCGCGCCTACACCGGACGCTCGCTCGTCGTCCTGCTTCAGGGGGCCTACCACGGGCACTCCGACGCCACCCTCTTCAGCCCACGCCCCGGCAAGCGTCGGGAGCACCTGGCGACCCCGTCGTTTCCCGGCGTGTCCCCGAGCGCCGCCGAAGACGTCCGGGTCCTGCCCGTGAGTGAGCAGCACCTGACCGATTTCATGGCCGCGCACGGTCACGAGGTCGCCGCCGTGGTGATGGAGCCCCGGCTGAACCAGTCACCGGACATCGACCTCGGCGCCTTCGCCCGACTGGCGCGCAGCCTCACCGAGCAGGCCGGTGCCCTGCTCGTGTTCGACGAGGTCCTCACCGGGTTCCGGTTCCACGTCCGGGGCTTCCAAGGGATCTACGGCGTCCGCGCGGATCTCGCCACCTACGGCAAGACGCTCGCTGCGGGCCTGCCGCTGGCCGCGGTGGCGGGCCGTGCCGAGATCATGGACCTGATCGACGGTGGGCCCTGGACCGACGAGGTACGGGCCGACCCGGACCGGGTGTCGTTCACCGGCGGCACCTACGCCAAGCATCCACTGTCGATGGCGGCGGCGCGGGCGGTCCTTCAGCAACTCGCCAAGGACGGGGAGACCGTACTCGCCGAACTCAACGCGGCTGGTGACGAGCTGCGTGCGAAGATCGCGGAGGTCCTGGAGACCTCTGGCGTCGGCGTCCGGGTGCTGGGCACCGGTTCCTTCTTCCGGTTCGTGCCGGCCGGCTCGACGAGCTTCGCGTACGGCGGCAAGGCGTTCCACGAGTTCCGGCGGATGATGATCGCCGAGGGCGTGCTCGTCCCGGAGACCGGAAACTGCTTCCTGTCGCCCGCACACACGGCGGAGGTCCGGCAGGCGGTCGTCGAGGCGGTCGTCGGCGCGACCCAGCGGCTGGTCCACGGCGACGACGCGGACGCCCAGCGCGGGCAGCGGCGGTCGCCGTCGGTGAGTCTGGCCCTGTTCGGCTTCGCGGCCAACGACGAGCACGACATCTACTCCCGCCTGCTCGACCTGGTCGAGCTCGCCGAGGCCGAAGGTTTGGCGAACGTCTGGCTGCCGGAGCGGCACTTCGACGACTTCGCCGGGTTCTCGCCGAACCCGGCGGTGCTCGGCGCGATGGTCGCGATGCGCACCTCCCGGATCGGGATCCGGGCCGGCAGCAGCGTGCTGCCGCTGCACTCGGCGGTCTCCGTGGCGGAGGACTGGGCGATGGTCGACGTTGCCTCCGGCGGGCGGGTCGCGCTCGGTGTGGCCAGCGGCTGGATGAAGCGCGACTTCGTGCTCTCCGACGCGCCGCACGCCGAACGCCGGGAACTCTTCCGCACGCGGATCGCCCAACTGGAACGTCTCTGGCGGGGCGAAGCCGTGGCGATCGACGGCAACTCGGGCGAACAGGCGGAGGTCCGGCTGCACCCGCGCCCCCGCAGCGAGCTTCGACTCTGGCAGGCCTGCGTGGGATCGCCCGACTCGTTCTACGAGGCGGGCCGCGCCGGGCGCGGCGTGCTCACCAACCTGATCCAGCAGGACCTGGCTCAGCTCACCGCCAACCTGGAACGCTACCGGCAGGGACGACGCGACGGTGGGCTGCCGTCGGACGGCGGAGACGTCACCGTCCTGCTGCACGCCGCGGTGTCCACCGATGCGGCGGCGGAGGAGCGGAACATGGCGGCGCTGGAGCGCTACATGTTCGCGACCTTCCGCAGCACACACGACAACCCTGAACTCGTCTCCGCGGAGACCTGGAAACCGCGGATGAAGGCCGCCGCCGATCGGCTGCGTGGCGGGTTGTCCCTTGTCGGCCCCGAGGAGGCGTGGTCGGAGCTGACCGCCGCGCTCACCCGGCTCGGCGTCACGGAGATCGCCTGTCTGGTCGACTTCCTGCCGCCCGGGCAGGCGTGGACCGACACGGTGCAGGCGCTCGGCCGGCTCACCGACCGGATGACGAACGCCCCCGCCCCCGTCGAAGCGCCGTCCTCGGCGGACCGCCCGGCCGAACAGGTCACGGCACCGGCCGCGAGCTTTCCCGTCTCGATCAGCCGGGCCGCCCGCGAGATCTGGGCCGCCTGTCAGATCAGCGCCGAGACGCGCGAAGCGTACGTCATCGACCGCACCTTTCTCATCTCCCCGGAAACCGATCTCGACCGGCTGGAGCGCGCCTATCTCGACACGATTGCGGCGCAGCCTGCTTACCGTCTTCGCATCGATCCGGATGGCGCTGGCGGGTGGGTGGAGCCGTTCGGCGCGGCACATCGACAGAGCTGGCAGCTGATCGACGGGGTCGCGGAGTCCGTGGCGGCATTCGCGGCGGCCGTCAAGGTGCGGTCGTCCGCCGAGCCGCTGGACCCGGTGGCCCGCTGCGGGGTACGGATGACCTGCCAGCGAGCGGAGCGCGGGGTCTTCGTCAACCTGCGCGCCTCGCACATCGTCCTGGACGGGATGCGCTTCGCCGAGCTGCTCGACGCGGTGGCCGCGCGCTATGCGGACAAACCGGTCCAGGTGCAGTCGATCCCGCCGGTGGCGCAGTTCGATCAGGCCGCCAGGGATCGGGACCGCACGTACTGGAGCCGGTGGACGAACACCCTGCCGGACGAGGTCTTCGACGCCGGGTTCGACGCGCGTACCCTCGACCGTCGTGGCTACCGGGTGTCCGGCCGGCTCGCCTCCGGCCTGCGCGCGGGTCTCACGGCGTACGCGCGGGCTGAGCGGTCGACGTCCTTCGCCGAGGCCCTCCGCGCGGCAGCGGAGATCATCGACGACACGCTCGGCCGCCATCACCTGTACGCGTTCCCGGCGCAGCCGTCCGTGGTGGAGTACGGCAGCGGTGCCGTGCTGGTGCCCTTCTGGCTCGGACCGGTGGTCGGTGCGGGCCCGCGCCCCTCGGTGAAGGGCGCCATCATGTCGGGGGTCGAACACGCCTCGCTCACCTTCCGGCAGGTGTTCAACGACGTCACCCGACGGGTGCAGACGCCCACGGTGTCGGTGTCGTGGGACAACCTCGAATCGTTCGCGCTCAGCGGCCACCAGGTCGACGAGGTGTCGATGCCCACCGACGTGGTCCGGTTCCCGCTCGCGGTGACCTTCACCCAGCGGCCGGGCGGCGACGTCGAGTTGTCCCTCGACGCGGCACAGGGTTTCCTCCCCAAGGAGCAGGGCGAACTGTTGCTCGCGCGGTTGATCCACGGCCTCGCGGAGCGGTTCGTCCCAGCCGCCAGCCCGCAGACGGTCGAGGCCGGCGACGGGCCGGTCCACGCGAACGACGGCGCGCAGCGCGCGGACCGGGTTCCGGCGCAGTCGCTCGCCCGGCTCGTCCAGCACCTTTGCGCGGCACCGGGCGACGGTGGTGCCACGCAGGTGCGACTCGATGGCCGGGCCTGTCCGCTCGACCTCGTGGTGGCCAAGGCACGGGCCTCCGCGCGGATCCTCGCGGCGGAGGAGCCGGATTCGCTCGGTGCCGAGTCGGTGGTGATCGACGTCGACACCGCCTTCGACGCCACAGTCGCGCTGCTGGTGGCCGGGATGGTGGGTGTGGCGGGCCGGGTGCGCGAGGCGGACGCCTCGGGTGGGTTGGTCATCGCCGGATCGGGCCGGTCGGGCCGGGTATCCGGCGGCGACGTCACGGTCTTCGCCCTGAGTCGCTGGGCGGCCGTGGGCGCGGCGGAGAAGCTCGCGCTCACCCCGTGCTCGGCCGAGGAACTCGACGCGGCACTGTCCCATGTGCTCCGCGCGCTCCGCGCCGACCAGCGGGTCGAGGTCATGGCGGCACTTCGCGCCCTGGTCGACGAGTACGTGGGTGAGGTGGGCCCGGACCACGACGGTGACGGCCGCCGACCGGCGGACGCGGACCTGCACGGCTATGTCCCCGAACTGGTGCGGGGGGTCTGGAAACGAGTGCTCGACGGGTCGGCCCAGTTCGAGGACGACGACGACTTCTTCGATCTCGGTGGCGATTCGATCGACGCGATCCGCATCATGGCGATTTTGAACCAGGAGCTGCGGACCGAGCTCGAGGTGGCGTTGATCTTCGACAATCCGACGGTGGGCCAGCTGAGCGACGCGATACGGGCGCGTATCTGAGACACGTCAGGTTGCATCGATCGAGGGGTGAAGAGATGGTTCGGGAAGTCAGGACAACTGTCGGTACGCTGCGCGAGTTCGCCGCCTGGGTGGAGCCGGACGCCCGGCTCGCCGCCGAGTACGGCTTCGCCGACGGGTTGATCCCCGACAGCGCACCGGCGATCGTGGACGCCAACCTCGCCGTGTCCACCACGACCGGGCGGGGACCGATCGTCAACGACACGCGGGCGGACTGGGCGCTGTTCTGTCAGGAGCGGCTCGGACTGGAATCCTCGCTCTGGCCGTCGTTCCGGCGGCATCCGCTCAACGAGGGCTTTCTCTGGCGGTCGATCGGCAGCGGAAAGCGGGTGCTCAGTGACGCCGAGGCCGAGGCGTACGACCGCGACGGATACGTGGTCGTCGAGGACGTGCTGAGCAAGGCATTCCTCGCCGACGTGGTCGCCGACCTGGATCGCTTCGAAGCGGAGCGGGTGCAGGCCGCGAAGAACGCCGGCGGCAAGAACAACATCACCCAGGCCGGCAAGGTGTCGTTCAACGTACAGCTCGCGCGGCACTCGGCGCCGCTGCGCGAGCTGATCGCGCTGCCGCTGCTGCAACACATGATGTACGACCTGATCGGGCCGAACGTGCGTCTCTACTGGGACCAGTCGGTCTACAAGAGCCCGAACTCCTGCCTGGCCTTCCCGTGGCACCAGGACACCGGCTACACCTTCGTCGACAAGCCCGGCCAGATCGTCACGGCCTGGATCGCGCTCACCGACGCGGACGAGGAGTCGGGGTGCATGTGGGTGCTGCCTGGCGGCCACCGGGTGGGGCCGCTGGTGCACGAGAAGGGCGAGTTCGGCAACCGGGTCTTCGCCGACGACCCGGCCGGGATGATCCCGCTGCCGATGCGGGCCGGGTCCATAGTGGTCTTCGCGGGCCTGCTGCCGCACATGACCGGCGGCAACTTCCGGAACTGGACCCGCAAGGCGCTCGTCGTCGAGTACGCCCCGGACGGCATGAACCGGATCGCGATCGACCCGTGGGGCGACAAGGTCGTCAGCCCGGCGAACAATCCGCACACGCAGTTCGAGATCCTGCGCGACGGACGTCCGGTGGTTAGTCGATAAAGATGCAGAACCAGCACCGCGTCATCTCCGAGCTCTCGGGCCAGCCAATTTCCACGGTGCGCGGCGAGGGCACGCCGCAGAGCCTGTCGGGCGTGCTCGACACGGCCGCAGCCGGCACCACCACCGTTGCCACGATCGACTCCGACGGCACGCAACGGGAGGAGACCTGGCGGTCCTTCCGGCAACGGGTCCACCGGATCGCCGACGAACTCCGTCGGACAGGTCTCGACCGTGGCGCCGTCGCGGTGGTGGCCGCGACCGAGCCGTCGGAGCTGATCGCGCTCTTCTGGAGCAGCGTGGTCGCGGGCATCGAGCCGTTGCTGGTGCCGGCCGAACTCCTCGACGACCGCGCCGCGAACAGTGACTGGTTGACCGCCCTCGCCCAGAACGCCCCGGTACGCGCACTCGTCCACGCCCGAGGCGCCCGGGTCCGGGTGGTCTCCGCAGCGCCGACGTGCGGGGTCCAGCCGATCCCGCTCGACCTGGACCCGACGGGCCCGGGCGACGGCGCAGGTTTCCTCGTGGCCGCCGACGGCCCGCAATCGCGGATCCACCTGATGACCTCCGGCAGCACGGGCGCGCCCAAGGTGGTGACGCAACGACACCGGGGCATCGTCGACATGGCGCTCGGCGCCGTGGCCGTCAACGACCTCGACGCCACGACCGTCGGCTTCAACTGGATGCCCCTCTCGCACGTCGGCGGCATCCTGATGGCCCACGTTCGGGACGCCGTGATCGCGGCCAAGCACCTCTCCGTGGCCACCGAACGGATCCTCAGCGATCCGCGCGAATGGTTCCGGCTCGTCACCGAGCACCGGGTCAGCGCGGTGTGGTCGCCAAACTTCGCCTACCGGATGCTTGCCAACGTGGCGGCGGACCTCCCCGCCGACGGGACCGTCGACCTGACGAGCATCCGGTTCTGTCTCAACGGCGGCGAGGCCGTCTCCGCCAAGGACTGCGCCCGCTTCGAGGAGACGCTGGGCCGCCTCGGCCTGCCCAAGGGCACCATCGCACCGGCCTGGGGAATGGCGGAGACCTGCTCCGGAGTGCTGTACGCCCCGCACTACGACCCGCTCGCCGACGGGTCGCCTACCGTCTCCGTCGGTTTCCCGCTGCCCGGCGTGCAGGTCCGGATCGTGGCGGCGGCCGACGTCGCCCAGGACGGGCTCGGCGTCGGGCACCTGGAGGTTCGTGGCTCGCCGGTGCTGGAGCGCTATCTGGTGGGCGGGGACCTGGCCAGCAGCGCCGACGGCTGGTTCCGCACCGGCGACCTCGCCCGCATCGACGACACCGGCGTACATTTCGTCGGCCGAGACGGCACCAGGATCGTCGCGAACGGCGTGACCTGGAACTCCGCCGACCTGGAGGCCGAAGTCGAGCAACTCGACGGCATCGTCGCGGGCACCTGCGTGGTCACCTCCTATCGCGCCCGCAGCGTCGAGCGCGATCAGATCGCCGTGTTCTGCGCGGTCGACGGGGACGCCCCGACGGTGTGCGCCGAGGTCAAACGGCGCATCGAGACGATCATCGGGGTGCCGGTCGCGCAGGTGATCGACATCCCGCCCGGCGCCATCGAACGGACCAGCATCGGCAAGGTCCGCAAGGCAAAACTGGTGCAGCGGTTCATCCACCCCGACCCGCCCGGGCAGTGGGAGTTGCAGTGGGTCGCCGCACCGCAGCAGGCGACAGCTGGGGCCGGGACCCCGCGGCGGGCCGGCAAGCCGATCGTGCTGCGCGGGCCCGGACTGCACCATTCCGCAGTGGCCGGCTATCCGCCGTCGTACCTGCACGAGGTGCTCGAACACTGGCGTCAGGCGGCCGAGCCCGACCGGTTGCGGGGGCAGGACGTCGTCATCGTCGTCGAGGCCCGCGAGGCGGACGCCCGACGGATGCCTCGGTCACATCCGGTCGCGGCGTTTGTCCGCGCGATCGCGCACGGGGCGGGTGCGCGTTCGGTGCGCACGGTCTGGCTGCACCCCGTCGTGGCCGAGCACACGCTCGACGCCGTACTGGCCCAGGAGTTGACGCGCGAGGCCGAGACCCGCTCGGCCGTTGCGGACCTCTTCATCGGTCCGCGCGGCGACCGCTGGCAGCGCGTCCTGAGCCCGATCACGGTCGACGCCGACGTGCCACGCGTGGCGCACGTCGTGCTGCTGGGCGGCACGGGCCGCCTCGGCGAGGCGCTCGGCGCCG
This DNA window, taken from Micromonospora sp. FIMYZ51, encodes the following:
- a CDS encoding MupA/Atu3671 family FMN-dependent luciferase-like monooxygenase produces the protein MRVEDAVAGLVERLLELDPGSVDRAVPLLDLGADSLVLVELSREVKSRFGVDLSVQQLLETVVTVRAVARWISEFGPGGEAVQPVRVDAATLVPPPASAGGNVEDAVAGLVERLLELDPGSVDRAVPLLDLGADSLVLVELSREVKSRFGVDLSVQQLLETVVTVRAVARWISEFGPGSEAVQPARVDTTPTAPTSVGTAAPLTPASAVPAPAASASAASALPVPASAASAATASAATASALPVPASAASAATASAAAVPAAAMASAVTAAPAARPEHQRDPGKDYATATAASRALSRRSQEYLCNNRKIAQREHEERAASYPIWISRSSGAHVWDVDGRKLIDLTMGYGAHLLGHNPAPVREAVEQQIERGLHIGAEVTQTAEAARLLCELTQLDRVNFCVTGTEAVFTAIRLARAYTGRSLVVLLQGAYHGHSDATLFSPRPGKRREHLATPSFPGVSPSAAEDVRVLPVSEQHLTDFMAAHGHEVAAVVMEPRLNQSPDIDLGAFARLARSLTEQAGALLVFDEVLTGFRFHVRGFQGIYGVRADLATYGKTLAAGLPLAAVAGRAEIMDLIDGGPWTDEVRADPDRVSFTGGTYAKHPLSMAAARAVLQQLAKDGETVLAELNAAGDELRAKIAEVLETSGVGVRVLGTGSFFRFVPAGSTSFAYGGKAFHEFRRMMIAEGVLVPETGNCFLSPAHTAEVRQAVVEAVVGATQRLVHGDDADAQRGQRRSPSVSLALFGFAANDEHDIYSRLLDLVELAEAEGLANVWLPERHFDDFAGFSPNPAVLGAMVAMRTSRIGIRAGSSVLPLHSAVSVAEDWAMVDVASGGRVALGVASGWMKRDFVLSDAPHAERRELFRTRIAQLERLWRGEAVAIDGNSGEQAEVRLHPRPRSELRLWQACVGSPDSFYEAGRAGRGVLTNLIQQDLAQLTANLERYRQGRRDGGLPSDGGDVTVLLHAAVSTDAAAEERNMAALERYMFATFRSTHDNPELVSAETWKPRMKAAADRLRGGLSLVGPEEAWSELTAALTRLGVTEIACLVDFLPPGQAWTDTVQALGRLTDRMTNAPAPVEAPSSADRPAEQVTAPAASFPVSISRAAREIWAACQISAETREAYVIDRTFLISPETDLDRLERAYLDTIAAQPAYRLRIDPDGAGGWVEPFGAAHRQSWQLIDGVAESVAAFAAAVKVRSSAEPLDPVARCGVRMTCQRAERGVFVNLRASHIVLDGMRFAELLDAVAARYADKPVQVQSIPPVAQFDQAARDRDRTYWSRWTNTLPDEVFDAGFDARTLDRRGYRVSGRLASGLRAGLTAYARAERSTSFAEALRAAAEIIDDTLGRHHLYAFPAQPSVVEYGSGAVLVPFWLGPVVGAGPRPSVKGAIMSGVEHASLTFRQVFNDVTRRVQTPTVSVSWDNLESFALSGHQVDEVSMPTDVVRFPLAVTFTQRPGGDVELSLDAAQGFLPKEQGELLLARLIHGLAERFVPAASPQTVEAGDGPVHANDGAQRADRVPAQSLARLVQHLCAAPGDGGATQVRLDGRACPLDLVVAKARASARILAAEEPDSLGAESVVIDVDTAFDATVALLVAGMVGVAGRVREADASGGLVIAGSGRSGRVSGGDVTVFALSRWAAVGAAEKLALTPCSAEELDAALSHVLRALRADQRVEVMAALRALVDEYVGEVGPDHDGDGRRPADADLHGYVPELVRGVWKRVLDGSAQFEDDDDFFDLGGDSIDAIRIMAILNQELRTELEVALIFDNPTVGQLSDAIRARI
- a CDS encoding phytanoyl-CoA dioxygenase family protein, translating into MVREVRTTVGTLREFAAWVEPDARLAAEYGFADGLIPDSAPAIVDANLAVSTTTGRGPIVNDTRADWALFCQERLGLESSLWPSFRRHPLNEGFLWRSIGSGKRVLSDAEAEAYDRDGYVVVEDVLSKAFLADVVADLDRFEAERVQAAKNAGGKNNITQAGKVSFNVQLARHSAPLRELIALPLLQHMMYDLIGPNVRLYWDQSVYKSPNSCLAFPWHQDTGYTFVDKPGQIVTAWIALTDADEESGCMWVLPGGHRVGPLVHEKGEFGNRVFADDPAGMIPLPMRAGSIVVFAGLLPHMTGGNFRNWTRKALVVEYAPDGMNRIAIDPWGDKVVSPANNPHTQFEILRDGRPVVSR
- a CDS encoding AMP-binding protein, producing MQNQHRVISELSGQPISTVRGEGTPQSLSGVLDTAAAGTTTVATIDSDGTQREETWRSFRQRVHRIADELRRTGLDRGAVAVVAATEPSELIALFWSSVVAGIEPLLVPAELLDDRAANSDWLTALAQNAPVRALVHARGARVRVVSAAPTCGVQPIPLDLDPTGPGDGAGFLVAADGPQSRIHLMTSGSTGAPKVVTQRHRGIVDMALGAVAVNDLDATTVGFNWMPLSHVGGILMAHVRDAVIAAKHLSVATERILSDPREWFRLVTEHRVSAVWSPNFAYRMLANVAADLPADGTVDLTSIRFCLNGGEAVSAKDCARFEETLGRLGLPKGTIAPAWGMAETCSGVLYAPHYDPLADGSPTVSVGFPLPGVQVRIVAAADVAQDGLGVGHLEVRGSPVLERYLVGGDLASSADGWFRTGDLARIDDTGVHFVGRDGTRIVANGVTWNSADLEAEVEQLDGIVAGTCVVTSYRARSVERDQIAVFCAVDGDAPTVCAEVKRRIETIIGVPVAQVIDIPPGAIERTSIGKVRKAKLVQRFIHPDPPGQWELQWVAAPQQATAGAGTPRRAGKPIVLRGPGLHHSAVAGYPPSYLHEVLEHWRQAAEPDRLRGQDVVIVVEAREADARRMPRSHPVAAFVRAIAHGAGARSVRTVWLHPVVAEHTLDAVLAQELTREAETRSAVADLFIGPRGDRWQRVLSPITVDADVPRVAHVVLLGGTGRLGEALGAELSARGLRVTLVGHRARPDDTPADDNTRVFVDLGSTTAVSDLLADIGWAPAEPTLVVHLAGQPRPAPEEALVRLLAPKTDGVRTAVELAHALDAGLAVVSSVNAHVGGTGAETYSAACAAAEVIAAQATLLPVTVVSVPSVREARQADEAEVAIAQALGLEEVGVMDIAACLLAQPARAVLLGLREDTTILPRRDHLAPSVPPAVAAPPAGHADETGWSPTTTDLAPVLRRFLGAAAVRPDVSWFDMGLTSVDLPNFARAVAEHTGQRIGVLELMRFPNLAALADHVDDRRKGSAG